A window of Pirellulaceae bacterium contains these coding sequences:
- a CDS encoding YbaK/EbsC family protein, translated as MSELSVLERLREHLHRCEVPFSELQHQPTRTSEEAAEARGEELKIGGKALVLKLDGQFALFVLPADQRLDSKAIKRQLSAKKSRFASQEELWELTGLVPGSVPPFGRPVLPLPLFVDHRLTENSRVAFNAGSLSVSFMMQMADYLNAAQPTVLQV; from the coding sequence ATGAGTGAGCTGTCTGTATTGGAGAGATTGCGAGAACACTTACACCGCTGCGAAGTTCCTTTCAGCGAACTCCAGCATCAGCCGACCCGCACCTCAGAAGAAGCAGCTGAGGCTCGTGGTGAGGAATTGAAGATTGGTGGTAAGGCACTCGTGCTCAAACTTGATGGCCAGTTTGCTTTGTTTGTCTTGCCCGCAGATCAGAGGTTGGATTCCAAGGCAATCAAACGACAGTTGTCTGCGAAAAAGTCTCGGTTTGCATCCCAGGAAGAGCTTTGGGAGCTGACAGGGCTTGTGCCTGGTTCGGTACCGCCATTTGGAAGGCCGGTCTTGCCGTTGCCACTATTTGTTGACCACCGACTGACGGAAAACTCGCGAGTTGCCTTCAATGCCGGGTCGCTTTCGGTGAGCTTTATGATGCAAATGGCGGACTATTTAAATGCTGCTCAGCCAACCGTACTACAAGTTTGA
- a CDS encoding 4-hydroxyphenylacetate 3-hydroxylase N-terminal domain-containing protein, with product MPAGNESCSDDRIETGADYLESLRGRGLKVYLFGELVAEPIDHPMIRPSVNAVAETYDLANRDPELGTTVSPLTGERINRFLHVAGSREDLVMQNKMQRKLGQLTGTCFQRCVGMDAINSLYSVTYEIDEQHDTEYHARFVRFLTMLHRSNYVVGGAMTDVKGDRSKPPHQQDDPDMYVRVVRRTEQGVYIRGAKAHQTGCLNSHWLLVMPTLRLGEQDRDYAIVGAIPVEAEGITYIYGRQSCDTRSMDGEIDVGNSRFAGQEAMVIFDDVFIPYDRVFMDGEYEFAAMLVERFTCYHRRSYVCKSGVGDVMIGAAATIADYNGVARKSHIREKLVEMTHLNETIFATGIASSWQAHQTASGCFLNDDMLANVCKHHVTKMPFEIGRLAQDLAGGLVATLPSEHDWNSSETGPLLEKYLQGRAEVATEDRIRILRLIENMTLGRNAVGYLTESMHGAGSPQAQRIQIARQMQLEFKQQLAKILAGIDKPARDTVVEEMTGYFARVFEPVLAADTELNNPADQPPTMTQGDNG from the coding sequence ATGCCTGCTGGAAATGAATCGTGCTCTGATGATCGAATCGAGACCGGAGCTGACTATCTCGAGAGTCTGCGCGGACGCGGTCTCAAAGTGTACTTGTTTGGTGAATTGGTTGCGGAACCAATCGATCACCCGATGATACGTCCGTCGGTCAATGCTGTTGCCGAAACTTATGATCTGGCGAATCGGGATCCGGAGCTTGGGACCACCGTCTCACCGTTAACGGGTGAGCGAATTAACCGTTTTTTGCATGTCGCTGGGAGTCGTGAAGACTTGGTGATGCAAAATAAAATGCAACGCAAACTCGGCCAACTGACGGGTACCTGTTTTCAACGTTGTGTGGGGATGGACGCCATTAATTCGTTGTACTCGGTGACGTACGAAATTGACGAACAGCATGACACCGAATATCACGCGAGGTTTGTGCGCTTCTTGACCATGTTGCATCGCTCGAATTACGTGGTTGGTGGGGCGATGACTGATGTGAAAGGAGACCGAAGTAAACCACCCCATCAGCAAGATGATCCGGATATGTACGTGCGAGTTGTACGTCGCACAGAGCAGGGTGTCTACATTCGGGGTGCGAAGGCCCATCAAACTGGTTGTCTAAATTCCCATTGGTTATTGGTGATGCCGACACTGAGGTTGGGAGAGCAGGATCGAGATTACGCGATTGTGGGTGCGATTCCCGTTGAAGCTGAGGGGATTACCTACATCTATGGACGCCAGTCCTGCGACACACGCAGCATGGACGGTGAAATAGACGTTGGTAACTCGCGCTTTGCGGGTCAGGAAGCGATGGTCATTTTTGACGATGTGTTTATTCCCTATGATCGCGTCTTCATGGACGGGGAATATGAATTTGCTGCGATGCTGGTAGAACGTTTTACCTGCTATCACCGTCGTAGTTATGTCTGCAAAAGTGGCGTTGGCGATGTGATGATTGGTGCTGCCGCAACCATTGCAGATTACAACGGCGTTGCCCGGAAGTCGCATATTCGCGAAAAGCTGGTCGAGATGACGCATTTGAACGAAACGATTTTCGCGACAGGAATCGCATCCAGTTGGCAGGCGCACCAAACCGCCAGTGGTTGTTTTTTGAACGATGACATGTTGGCGAACGTTTGCAAGCATCATGTAACCAAGATGCCCTTCGAAATTGGACGACTTGCTCAAGATTTGGCCGGTGGGCTCGTGGCGACTTTGCCGTCAGAGCATGATTGGAATAGTTCGGAAACGGGGCCCTTGTTAGAGAAGTACTTGCAGGGGCGAGCCGAAGTGGCCACGGAAGATCGGATTCGCATTCTGCGTTTAATCGAGAACATGACGCTGGGGCGAAATGCCGTTGGATATCTGACAGAATCCATGCACGGAGCCGGTTCTCCTCAGGCTCAAAGGATCCAAATTGCCCGGCAAATGCAGTTGGAATTCAAGCAGCAATTGGCCAAAATTCTGGCCGGCATCGACAAGCCAGCTCGCGACACGGTCGTTGAGGAAATGACGGGTTATTTCGCACGCGTGTTTGAGCCCGTGCTGGCAGCCGACACGGAACTCAACAACCCAGCCGATCAGCCGCCAACCATGACGCAGGGTGACAACGGATGA
- a CDS encoding SDR family oxidoreductase — MTAIDLSDKTALITGASQGLGATTARVLHAAGGNVIVNYWADPEGINQDRANRLVAELGKRAMAMEADVRDQEAVQRMFAAAIQKFGSLEMVVNNAGIIRDRTVAKMSAEEWQQVIDTNLTGVFLVSQQAGIFLADGGRIVNLASISAVVGGFGQANYAAAKAGVIGLTRVLSRELARRQINVNAVAPGVVLTEMGQSIPDKSLDQMKLQVPLGRFGEPEEIANVILFLCSDLSTYLTGQTLHVNGGWWG; from the coding sequence ATGACAGCAATCGATCTATCCGACAAAACGGCCTTAATTACCGGAGCCAGTCAGGGATTGGGGGCGACCACCGCCCGTGTTCTCCATGCGGCCGGTGGCAACGTGATTGTGAATTACTGGGCCGATCCAGAAGGGATTAATCAGGATCGAGCCAACCGACTCGTTGCCGAATTGGGCAAGCGGGCGATGGCCATGGAAGCGGACGTTCGTGACCAGGAGGCCGTTCAGCGGATGTTTGCCGCAGCGATTCAAAAATTTGGATCGCTCGAAATGGTTGTCAATAACGCAGGGATTATCCGGGATCGCACCGTTGCGAAAATGTCTGCCGAAGAGTGGCAGCAGGTGATTGATACGAACTTGACCGGCGTATTTCTGGTTTCACAGCAAGCAGGCATTTTTCTTGCTGACGGTGGCCGGATCGTAAATCTTGCTTCGATTTCTGCCGTGGTTGGTGGTTTTGGTCAGGCGAATTATGCGGCGGCAAAGGCCGGTGTAATTGGTTTGACGCGAGTTCTGAGTCGCGAATTGGCTCGTCGGCAAATCAATGTCAACGCTGTGGCTCCCGGTGTTGTTTTGACAGAGATGGGCCAGTCCATTCCGGATAAGTCGCTGGACCAAATGAAGTTGCAAGTGCCCTTGGGACGATTTGGTGAGCCGGAAGAAATTGCCAATGTGATCTTGTTTCTTTGCAGTGATCTTTCCACTTATCTCACCGGTCAAACGCTGCACGTAAATGGTGGATGGTGGGGCTAG
- a CDS encoding sodium/proline symporter gives MEAYRSQIILGCVAAYFVLCIFVGLWAMRRTHSSRDFFMAGRTLGFVVTAVAMFSSTMSGFGFVGGPGLVYQMGVSSIWIVVTASVGYCVSFYLLAKPLREMAIAQDSISLPDIVTHRYQSRSVGLLTAIAILLGVLGYLATQIIAMATVLQSLLVSMGGFEAVPISVCAAFSTSLLVFYCVTGGIIASVYTDLVQGGVMMVASVLVFVAAVMAVDGGISGMSQTIMNDDPAAMSPWGTRGAFGCLSWYFVFALGACGQPHVITKLMMTRNAKTARMTLPVSMFGYIVTALLWISIGLAMRALVLQGAYPSLSTPDAAAPEFLQRYTHPILAGIVFAGLFAAIMSTADAFLNIGAAALVHDIPKSLRFKPSPDTELLRARWATIGIAVVATVFGLYTGDLVALLGAFGWGTFAAALVPTVAIGISWKRATAGAACTAILASLLVNFSLKAFEIPVPLNLDTGAIALMVSLTLFLAISLFSKPNKHSLD, from the coding sequence ATGGAAGCATATCGTTCACAGATCATTTTGGGCTGCGTGGCCGCCTATTTTGTTCTTTGTATATTTGTTGGGCTCTGGGCCATGCGTCGCACGCATTCGTCTCGCGACTTTTTTATGGCTGGACGGACTCTGGGCTTTGTCGTTACCGCCGTCGCGATGTTCTCAAGCACGATGAGCGGTTTTGGATTTGTTGGTGGCCCCGGTTTGGTTTACCAAATGGGGGTAAGTTCAATTTGGATCGTGGTGACGGCATCGGTGGGTTACTGTGTGAGCTTCTATTTGCTTGCCAAACCGCTTCGTGAAATGGCCATCGCACAAGACTCGATATCGTTGCCGGATATTGTGACACACCGTTATCAAAGTCGTTCGGTTGGATTATTGACTGCGATCGCGATTCTGCTTGGTGTACTTGGCTATCTGGCGACTCAAATCATTGCAATGGCGACGGTCTTACAGAGCTTGTTGGTTTCGATGGGTGGGTTCGAAGCAGTACCGATTAGTGTTTGTGCTGCATTTTCGACCTCGTTGCTGGTCTTCTATTGTGTGACCGGGGGCATTATTGCTTCGGTTTACACCGACCTCGTGCAGGGGGGGGTTATGATGGTGGCATCCGTCTTGGTTTTCGTTGCTGCGGTCATGGCGGTCGATGGTGGGATTTCCGGCATGTCTCAGACGATTATGAATGACGATCCGGCAGCAATGAGTCCCTGGGGGACGCGGGGGGCTTTTGGCTGTCTGTCGTGGTATTTTGTGTTTGCTCTGGGCGCCTGCGGGCAGCCACACGTAATTACGAAATTAATGATGACGCGAAATGCCAAGACAGCTCGTATGACTCTGCCAGTTTCAATGTTCGGATACATCGTCACGGCTTTGTTATGGATAAGTATTGGTTTAGCGATGCGAGCGTTGGTGCTGCAGGGCGCCTATCCTTCGCTCTCGACGCCCGATGCTGCCGCGCCAGAGTTCTTGCAGCGATATACCCATCCGATTTTGGCCGGGATCGTCTTTGCGGGGCTGTTTGCGGCTATCATGAGCACTGCAGACGCGTTTTTGAACATTGGTGCGGCCGCACTTGTTCACGACATTCCCAAGTCGTTGCGGTTCAAACCGTCACCCGATACGGAGCTGTTGCGCGCTCGCTGGGCCACAATTGGGATTGCCGTTGTGGCAACCGTTTTCGGTTTGTACACCGGTGACTTAGTTGCCTTACTGGGAGCTTTTGGTTGGGGCACATTTGCCGCCGCGCTCGTGCCGACAGTAGCGATTGGTATTAGTTGGAAGCGGGCAACGGCCGGAGCCGCCTGCACGGCGATCTTGGCGAGCCTGTTGGTGAATTTTAGCCTCAAGGCATTCGAGATCCCCGTTCCGTTAAATCTTGATACGGGAGCTATCGCATTGATGGTCTCTTTGACATTGTTTTTGGCGATCTCCTTGTTTTCCAAACCAAACAAACATTCATTGGATTAG
- a CDS encoding Ig-like domain-containing protein, whose translation MIKQTLALAFGKSQKQRDHRLARRLGHYEWLEDRRVLASLSGQVINDLNGNGEIEVGEPGLGGVEVFIDQNGNDMLDVTGVIIEPDAFGSEELIDIPGVSLSVQNHGGVITSDEIIAIGKAPNDSVPGSFASTGDFVFGTFRAGNNGGVDSITDFFNFTQKLRMSFADGANSVSIDVIGSSTTAADVGVLEIYDGSNNLLASASTQGLCESDFCESQIETLRLTRAEGDISYALAYTQRERLTARFDSLRVNDAGSEPWTITDSQGEYEFRNLVADNYRINQVIPAGYQQTVPNGGGDGSHEVTIGENDISNIDFANVETAATPPVARDDSVATTINNSVVIDVLANDGDVNTELEQSSVQVVSPATSGLTEVDLTSGEITYTPSNDFVGSDEFRYTVRDTNGQLSNEAIVLIDVTDAGSGWQNPDNQLDVNADGFVSPMDVLKIINELNTPVYHDPSNGKLSDPPNPVPAFFDVDGDGFIAPADAILIINVLNENAVAAVQANPTTETRDTWGGSLSPIGGTEDSNSQLARSTPGRINTKMDSESTSQRIELVSAAEADKLFDLQTARNSNSADQALDDLELDDVTSSILARNTASVFV comes from the coding sequence ATGATCAAACAGACTCTGGCACTTGCGTTCGGAAAATCACAAAAACAGCGTGACCACCGACTCGCGCGGCGTCTTGGACATTACGAATGGTTGGAAGACCGTCGGGTCCTCGCCTCGCTGTCGGGACAGGTCATCAATGACCTGAATGGCAATGGAGAAATCGAAGTTGGCGAACCCGGATTGGGCGGCGTCGAGGTGTTCATCGATCAAAACGGCAACGACATGCTGGATGTTACCGGCGTCATTATCGAACCAGATGCGTTCGGATCAGAAGAACTAATCGATATTCCGGGGGTCTCGCTTTCTGTTCAAAACCATGGAGGTGTCATCACGAGCGACGAGATCATCGCGATCGGAAAAGCCCCCAACGACAGCGTACCGGGCTCTTTTGCCTCGACGGGAGATTTCGTTTTTGGAACTTTCCGGGCGGGCAACAACGGCGGTGTGGACAGCATCACAGATTTCTTCAATTTCACGCAGAAGCTACGCATGAGCTTTGCGGACGGTGCGAACTCCGTAAGCATTGACGTGATTGGAAGCAGCACAACAGCCGCTGACGTGGGCGTGTTGGAGATTTACGACGGAAGCAACAACTTGCTGGCGTCAGCGAGCACCCAAGGTTTGTGTGAATCGGACTTTTGCGAATCACAAATCGAGACTTTGCGATTGACGCGAGCTGAGGGCGACATCTCCTACGCACTCGCTTACACGCAACGGGAACGACTCACAGCTCGTTTCGATTCACTTCGAGTCAATGATGCAGGCTCGGAACCCTGGACAATCACGGACAGCCAGGGCGAGTATGAGTTCCGCAACCTCGTCGCCGACAATTATCGAATTAATCAGGTTATTCCTGCAGGTTACCAACAAACAGTTCCCAATGGTGGCGGAGACGGCAGTCACGAGGTCACAATCGGCGAGAATGACATCAGCAACATTGATTTCGCGAATGTTGAGACCGCGGCAACACCGCCTGTCGCACGAGACGACTCCGTAGCAACCACGATTAACAACTCAGTTGTAATCGATGTATTGGCGAATGACGGAGATGTGAACACGGAACTGGAGCAATCATCGGTACAGGTTGTTTCGCCAGCTACTTCAGGACTGACCGAAGTCGATTTAACATCAGGAGAAATCACTTACACGCCGTCCAATGACTTCGTTGGTTCCGACGAATTTCGATATACCGTTCGTGATACAAACGGACAACTTTCGAACGAGGCCATCGTTCTGATAGATGTGACGGATGCGGGGTCAGGCTGGCAAAATCCAGACAACCAATTGGACGTGAATGCCGACGGATTCGTCTCGCCCATGGACGTCTTGAAAATCATCAATGAACTGAATACCCCCGTCTATCACGATCCGAGCAACGGAAAACTGTCAGATCCACCCAATCCGGTTCCTGCCTTCTTCGATGTCGACGGTGACGGCTTCATCGCACCCGCCGACGCCATTTTGATCATCAACGTCCTTAATGAGAATGCAGTTGCCGCCGTCCAAGCCAATCCAACCACAGAGACGAGAGATACTTGGGGCGGTAGTTTATCCCCCATCGGCGGCACCGAAGATTCGAATTCTCAGTTGGCTCGCAGCACTCCCGGTCGAATTAACACAAAAATGGATTCAGAGTCGACATCTCAGCGTATCGAGCTCGTTTCCGCCGCAGAAGCTGACAAGCTCTTCGACTTGCAAACGGCGCGAAACAGCAACTCGGCGGATCAAGCGTTGGACGATCTCGAACTGGATGACGTTACGAGCTCCATTTTGGCTCGCAATACGGCTTCGGTGTTCGTCTGA
- a CDS encoding serine/threonine-protein kinase — protein sequence MTRIAYDDFDIGETIGFGTVGTIYRVTDRATGDIYALKLLSPAVGSDPLVVARFRREMMVLSKLDHPNIVAYFGDGDRDGQLFYVMELIEGGNLKEMLKNSGPFSWKEAAECGRQIASALQHAHNHGIIHRDLKPGNVFITLKGIIKLGDFGIARDLRETELTEVGLTVGTYAYMAPELVRGNREITGQVDLYALGCVLYEMLTGQPPYLGDNFAEIFEQHLHSDPPHVRNLVPNCPESLDKLILALLAKSPDDRPFNARTVQGILGELCMTPNQDQPTANPQDRAALDVRPIQLSLVERICATPESHEVDWRTVALLGFGVAVLVSAALVLKSM from the coding sequence ATGACACGCATCGCGTACGACGATTTTGACATCGGCGAGACGATCGGTTTCGGAACGGTCGGAACCATCTACCGCGTTACTGACAGAGCAACCGGCGACATCTACGCGCTGAAACTGCTTTCTCCTGCTGTCGGCAGCGACCCCTTGGTCGTGGCCCGTTTCCGTCGCGAAATGATGGTCCTTTCGAAACTGGATCACCCCAACATCGTGGCCTATTTCGGAGACGGCGATCGCGACGGACAACTGTTTTACGTGATGGAGTTGATTGAGGGTGGCAACCTCAAGGAAATGCTCAAAAACAGCGGGCCATTCAGTTGGAAAGAAGCGGCCGAGTGTGGGCGACAAATCGCCTCGGCCCTGCAACATGCTCACAATCATGGCATCATTCATCGTGATTTGAAGCCAGGCAACGTGTTCATTACGCTCAAAGGTATCATCAAACTCGGCGATTTTGGGATTGCCAGAGATCTACGCGAAACAGAGTTGACCGAAGTCGGACTGACGGTGGGTACGTACGCCTACATGGCTCCGGAACTTGTCCGAGGCAATCGAGAGATCACTGGCCAAGTCGATCTCTATGCCCTGGGCTGTGTCCTTTATGAAATGCTGACGGGACAACCACCTTACCTAGGTGACAATTTTGCTGAAATCTTCGAGCAACATCTCCATTCCGATCCACCGCATGTCCGAAACTTAGTCCCAAACTGCCCCGAATCACTCGATAAATTGATTCTAGCGCTGTTGGCCAAATCGCCCGATGATAGGCCGTTTAATGCTCGAACCGTCCAAGGTATCTTGGGCGAGTTGTGCATGACCCCAAATCAAGATCAACCCACTGCCAACCCACAAGACCGAGCCGCTCTTGATGTTCGCCCGATACAATTATCCTTGGTCGAGCGAATCTGCGCTACCCCCGAATCTCACGAGGTGGACTGGCGGACAGTCGCCCTATTGGGCTTTGGTGTCGCCGTTTTAGTGAGCGCGGCCTTAGTATTGAAATCGATGTAG
- a CDS encoding serine/threonine-protein kinase: MPKVTSTEKLIELIKRSELIGKDELADFLATRAAKSKGLLPPDHHTLANELIGAGLITSWQMEQLLKGKYRGFRLGKYTLKGHLGTGGMSSVYLSEHPIMRRPVAIKVLPKSRVSKSSYLERFELEARAVAALDHPNIVRAYDIDNEGDTHYIVMEYVEGKDFQRIVEQEGVLAFERAADCIAQAAAGLQHAHEAGVVHRDIKPANCLVDRVGVVKVLDMGLAKFSQDEKSLSSVHKDSVVGTADYLAPEQAVNSSKVDARADIYGLGGTLYFLLTGHPPFPEGTLTERLLKHQREEPASIFEDRSDAPATLVDVCRRMMMKNPNERVQTAAGVVEQLRHWLAGRGYGEQPTGSTPPRIGAGNDGETTNRLERLVATSALPETEEKTSDTVSANTGDTAAIGGREEDLTLAPIDEEEARPEAATSSSDAIDIDIEDRLDETVLSQIEEEIGTHNSASGSLVDLLENNSLSSASATGILLRRKRPAVPIWMWGISVVAVLIVVLLFLAIIVW; the protein is encoded by the coding sequence ATGCCAAAAGTCACCTCGACAGAAAAACTTATCGAACTGATCAAACGCAGCGAGTTGATCGGCAAGGACGAGCTGGCGGACTTCCTGGCAACTCGGGCCGCGAAGTCGAAAGGTCTGCTTCCGCCGGATCACCATACGTTGGCGAACGAGTTGATCGGTGCGGGCCTGATCACTTCTTGGCAGATGGAGCAGCTACTCAAGGGGAAATATCGCGGGTTTCGTTTGGGTAAATACACCCTCAAGGGCCATCTTGGCACGGGGGGCATGAGCAGTGTTTACCTTTCTGAGCATCCAATCATGCGCCGGCCGGTTGCGATCAAGGTGCTTCCCAAGAGTCGGGTTTCGAAGTCGAGTTATTTGGAACGTTTTGAACTTGAAGCTCGCGCTGTCGCGGCTTTGGATCATCCGAATATTGTCCGTGCGTACGACATCGACAACGAGGGCGACACGCATTACATCGTGATGGAATATGTGGAGGGTAAGGACTTCCAACGCATTGTCGAGCAGGAAGGCGTTTTGGCATTCGAGCGAGCTGCCGATTGTATTGCTCAAGCTGCGGCAGGACTTCAGCACGCTCACGAAGCGGGTGTTGTGCATCGCGATATCAAGCCGGCTAACTGCCTGGTGGATCGGGTCGGTGTCGTCAAGGTACTGGATATGGGCCTGGCAAAGTTCTCTCAAGACGAAAAGTCACTCAGTTCTGTCCACAAGGATAGCGTTGTTGGCACGGCTGATTACTTAGCGCCTGAGCAGGCGGTCAACAGTAGCAAAGTTGACGCGCGAGCCGACATTTATGGCTTGGGAGGGACCCTCTATTTCCTCTTAACTGGACATCCACCGTTTCCCGAGGGAACGTTGACGGAACGACTTCTCAAACATCAGCGCGAGGAACCGGCTAGTATTTTCGAGGATCGGTCGGACGCACCGGCCACGTTAGTCGATGTTTGTCGTCGAATGATGATGAAAAATCCGAACGAACGAGTTCAAACTGCCGCTGGCGTGGTTGAGCAGTTGCGTCACTGGTTGGCAGGACGCGGCTATGGCGAGCAGCCGACAGGCAGTACTCCTCCTCGCATTGGAGCCGGTAATGATGGAGAGACCACCAATCGCTTGGAGCGATTAGTGGCCACATCGGCGCTGCCTGAGACCGAGGAAAAAACGAGTGACACCGTTTCGGCGAACACCGGGGATACTGCGGCGATTGGTGGACGGGAAGAAGATCTCACTTTAGCTCCCATTGACGAAGAGGAAGCCCGGCCCGAGGCTGCGACGAGTTCGTCGGATGCGATCGATATTGATATCGAGGATCGGCTAGATGAGACGGTCTTGTCACAGATTGAAGAAGAGATTGGAACCCATAATTCGGCCAGTGGTTCGCTCGTGGATTTATTGGAAAACAATAGTCTTTCGTCTGCCTCAGCGACCGGGATTTTGCTCCGTCGCAAGCGGCCGGCGGTGCCGATTTGGATGTGGGGAATCAGTGTCGTTGCTGTGTTGATTGTGGTTTTACTGTTTCTGGCCATTATTGTTTGGTAG